Proteins encoded in a region of the Solanum dulcamara chromosome 9, daSolDulc1.2, whole genome shotgun sequence genome:
- the LOC129904267 gene encoding uncharacterized protein LOC129904267: MDGQKSQAKLTRTQSSLLRSSPTIRSSIHSFSSINEFGVYQEPDIEEQKPHKSGSTPICRGSFFSPFRSAPTRMAPVLVVLVVSMYTLFVFFSRDNIPTSESLLLALIFVAVLLFFAGKKRESIHQRYNVFRNLLDEYGKRLGFRRNHSKPVQWFIGETKLGHKEGKSEIENRVVREGVEVYSNGDIYEGEYHKGRCNGSGVYNYFVKGRYEGDWVDGKYDGYGIESWARGSKYRGQYRQGLRHGYGVYKFYTGDTYAGQWCNGQSHGVGSQSCSDGSCYIGEFKCAVKHGLGCYHFRNGDRYAGEYFGDKIHGFGVYHFANGHCYEGSWHEGRKQGYGMYTFRNGDTRCGEWDCGNLKIPSPPLTDDVLGAVQAARKAAENAIKLTRVDEQVKKAVIAANRAATAARVAAIKAVQNQMDGNFRDTS, translated from the exons ATGGACGGTCAGAAAAGCCAGGCGAAGCTAACGAGGACACAGTCTTCACTTCTCCGGTCTTCTCCAACTATCCGGTCGTCAATTCACAGCTTTTCCTCCATTAACGAATTCGGAGTTTACCAAGAACCGGACATTGAAGAGCAGAAGCCACATAAATCCGGTTCGACCCCAATTTGTCGGGGTTCCTTTTTCTCCCCCTTCCGATCGGCTCCGACGAGGATGGCTCCGGTTCTGGTGGTTTTGGTGGTTTCTATGTACACCCTTTTCGTTTTCTTTAGCAGGGATAATATACCCACGTCGGAGAGTCTCCTGTTAGCTCTGATTTTTGTAGCGGTTTTGCTGTTCTTTGCTGGGAAAAAGAGGGAGTCAATTCACCAAAGGTACAATGTGTTCAGGAACTTGCTTGATGAGTATGGGAAGCGACTTGGGTTTCGCAGAAATCACTCGAAACCGGTCCAGTGGTTCATTGGGGAAACGAAATTGGGGCATAAAGAAGGAAAATCTGAGATAGAGAACCGGGTCGTGAGGGAAGGAGTTGAAGTTTACAGCAATGGGGATATCTATGAAGGTGAGTATCATAAAGGGAGGTGCAACGGTAGTGGAGTTTACAACTATTTTGTGAAGGGAAGATATGAAGGTGATTGGGTTGATGGGAAGTATGATGGGTATGGGATAGAGAGTTGGGCTAGAGGTAGCAAATACAGAGGGCAATATAGGCAAGGATTGAGACATGGCTATGGTGTTTACAAGTTCTATACAGGAGATACCTATGCCGGTCAATGGTGTAATGGTCAAAGCCATGGTGTTGGCTCACAATCTTGCTCTGATGGCAGCTGTTACATTGGTGAATTTAAATGCGCAGTCAAACATGGCCTTGGCTGTTACCATTTCAG GAACGGTGATCGGTACGCAGGTGAATATTTTGGAGACAAGATTCATGGTTTTGGTGTGTATCATTTTGCCAACGGGCATTGCTATGAAGGGTCATGGCATGAAGGTCGCAAGCAAGGTTACGGAATGTATACATTTAGAAATGGTGACACAAGATGTGGAGAATGGGACTGTGGCAATTTGAAAATTCCATCACCCCCACTAACTGATGATGTCCTTGGAGCTGTTCAG GCTGCTAGGAAGGCAGCAGAGAATGCAATTAAACTAACGAGGGTAGATGAACAAGTGAAAAAAGCAGTCATAGCTGCAAACAGAGCTGCCACTGCTGCTAGAGTTGCTGCTATCAAAGCAGTACAAAACCAGATGGATGGAAATTTTCGTGACACTAGCTAA